The genomic region AGTGGTGAGACAAATGGGATCTGATCTGATGATCTTTGAAGTGAGACCAGAAAAGGGTAAGGGACATTCCAGGGTCCTGCATAGAAACCTGCTCATGTCCTGTGATCACTTACCTTTTGAGACACAGCCTGAAGTAactaataattacaaaataaacagaaaagaagGCACACACATGTGTCACAGCCAGAAGACTCAGATGAAGTCAGTGGAGATGAATGTGACCTTCATTATGAGCCAATTCAGGTCCACACACCACCAGcagcatttactgaaaaacatgttAAGCAAGAGAGACATCCTGAACATGAGCCTGAACACAGTAGAACAGAGAGTTGAACTAGCAGTCCCTGTTGCCATGCCAACCCAGCCTCTCATTGGAGATCAGCCGGAAGAGCTCATCACACCTGAAAACGTGTCGGATGAGGAGATGAATGTACCTGCAAAGAATCTGCCTGATTCACCTGATGCCTCTCCTGCATCAAGTGCTGCTGAACCTGAGGAGCTGACCTACCAGCTaccacagagtgagagacacccGCCAAGGCACATCACCTACGATCAGCTGGGTACTCCATCCTGCTATAGTATCCAGCCACAGCCGCAGTTGTTGCCTTTCTACCCTGCACCAGGACTGGTCCCATGGTTGCCACCCTTGCAGCCATACTACCTTACCATACAACCTTCAGCCACCCTGTATGTATGGACTCCAGCAAACGTGAGTTTACAGACGTGACATACTGAAATAGAATCATGAACTACTAATGGACTGTTTTCATAGACTGTTTACACGGGCTGTTGAAATGAAATTTGAATTTGCAGACTGCACAGATCATTGATACCGATGGACTGTTGATCAAGAGTATGTGCAAAGACTCTTTATGGACTGTTTATACAATAGCCAGTCAACAGATATGGACTGTGAATATGGACTGTTGACATATTTGaactgtgacctttgacctaatTACCACCTTATAGAAGAGGATTTCCAGTGTCAAGTTCTTGAGAGACTGTTTAAAGGAaaattgtttgatttatttaacgtAGAGACAACATTTACTTTGTAGGGGAGAGTGTAACAAGttaaatagtcaaatgtttaaaaaagagagttaaaagagtatttatttttcgctgttgttccattttaatgtgttaatacatTGATGATTTAAGTAAGTATAACGCTGATCAGTCATCTATTAGGATGGTCTGAATCCTGCACTCTGGGATCGATTGCTTTAGTCTCCGCCcacatacctggaggaaaagcgATAATTTTCTATTCGAGTAAAGCTCTCGTGGAAGTAACACCGACCGTCATgcttgtgacttatttctcctctatataggTATGTTGTGCAGGTTTAACTCGACTGTTTTATCTGTGTTGACTTGCTGACATATTGAGACGTActtatattttgtttctgaTAGTTTTTGAGTAGATATAAGTAAGTTTTTTCGTGTCTGTGTACGCGCACACGTGCAGGTCCTCGCCTTGTACTGAAAACCAGAACAGCGCTAGCTTGTGTTTAGCCGTAATTTGAACATGTGGACATGAAAGGCGTATTTTTAtgtgtacttttatttaaataatgtttaatgcaCTTTAGGTTTACTGTTTTGAAcaactttttgtttgtgtatattgttgtatttttgacTATTGATTCGAGTAAAGCTTTTGTGGAAGTAACACCGACCGTCATgcttgtgacttatttctcctctatatagatAGGGGGACAACAATCACACTTGACGAATTGCGTGAAGCCGTGTGAATAAAtatgcattcttaaaggccacatctgtactATGATTACAAGATTGACTCACCTGTTTCAAatcaccttcttattttaaCTTGTCACATgtctattagtcctaaattgcccctgtcccaacgtcttggaatgtgttgcatgcatcaatttcaaaataaatgtttaccttcaaaaactatgcagttgattaggtaaaaaaatcaaataccttgtctttatacattttttgtttaaatcaaagtcaaagtacatttacaaatcactcctctttgtttttattatcattttccatactgtcccaacttttttggaattggggttatagttaaaccatgtaaaatattaacaaaaaaaaaaaaaaactggtggttttgcaatggtAATACATACTGTTAATCACTAgaaaaaaattaggaaaattcaaaatggtcaagcaacctgtattggaccacttgtaatggaagacaactaaaagccatggaagacaactaaagCGGATGATTCTTGTTGAAGAAGAAACACAACATCTAACCAATTCAAGAACACTCTCTAGGAGGTAGGCACAACATTGTCAAAGCATGTAATTATGgatggtttacctcaagatgcaaaccactggtaacactcaaaaACAggaaggccagattagactttgctaaaaacaaacaaacaaaaatcctctaaaaaaaaagtctgaccaGTTATTGTGTAGTACTTGtgccagaatgatgggaagagaagaatatggagaagaaaaggaagggctcatgatccaaagcataacacatcatctgtcaaacatgtggaggaagtgttacggcatgggcatgtatggttgccagtggaactgggtcactggtgtttattgatgatgtgattgcTAATAGAAGTAGCAGAATGAATTCTGTAGTGTATGGAGCTATATTTTCCTTCTCAGATTCAGTCaagtgctgcaaaactgataggacagcGCTTCACAGCACAGATgcataatgacccaaaacatatcTCAAAAGAAACGTAAGTGCTACTTAAggcaaataaatgaaatgttcttaaatatctgatgacctcaacccaactgagcatgcttttttcttaatgaagacaaactgaaggcagacagacacataaaaatgcagctgcagtaaaggcagctgcagtaaaggcctgggaaagcatctcaggggaagaaactcagcatttgatgatgtcaatgggttccagacttcaggcagtcattgactgcaaaggatttgcctccaaatattagaaataatccttatatttatgattattttaatttgtgcaATTACTTTTGAGGCCATGAAATGGAGGGACTCCATGGctataattcctaaacagtatgtagtaatgcagtatttttggtaaaccacttgaattaaatctgaaagtctacacttcaatcacatattgagtgcttcatttcaaatccattgtggtggtgtacagaggcataattacttatggacctgacagtgtgtgtactgtgtgtgtgtgtatatatatatatatatatatatatatatatatatatatatatatatatatatatatatatatatatatatatatatatatagcctcagaagctagtgTTGCCCCCTTTAGAGATAACTTcatgtaggcattttgcataattttccaccaggcttgctggaatttttgtccATTAtttcatgcaatattctttcagttgcaagatgtttgatgtatgtttcagttgcaagatgtctGCGAGCAGTCGATCAGGCTCTACGGGACGAACAGGCCGGGTTTAGAAGCGGTCGGTCGTGCAGTGAACAAATCTTTGCTCTTCGAAACATCATTGAACAAAGCTCCGAATATCAGAAACCGCTCTTGGTCAActttatagactttaagaaGGCGTTTGACAGTGTCCACCGGAAATCGCTTTGGAACATCGCACGGCTATATGGCATTCCACAGCGGTTTATCGCCATTTTCCAGAACTTATATCAGGATTCTAGCTGTTGCATCCGGACGGACACAGGTCATACTGCCTTTTTCACCATCGAGACCAGAGTTAGACAGGGCTGCATTCTTtcaccattctttttcctcatgatgaTGGACTTCGTCATGCGACGAGCACTAACACAGCCAGCGTCTGGAATTCCGTGGACAGACCAAGGACGCCTGACCGACCTGGAATTCGCCGACGATATTGTGCTATTGGCGCAGAATGGGAAAGTTTTACAGGAGATGACCACTAGCCTGGAGCACGAAGCAGCCAAAGTTGGGTTACGGATCAGCACTGACAAGACCGACGTCATGGCGGTCGGCCGGATGACGCCGGTGCGGATCACGGTGAGCAATCAGCTGATCGAAGAAGTCAAACAGTTTACCTACCTTGGCAGCATTGTGGCTGCGGATGGTGGGACTAACGTGGATGTCAATCGCAGAATCGGCAGAGCATTTGCAGTCTTCCAACAGCTACAGCCGATTTGGGCTAGGCGAACTATCCACACCAACAACAAACTTCGCCTGTTTAATAgcatcatcatcccaaccgccatctatgcatctgaaacttggacgagctcgagggcagtcatccacaagctgaatgtgtttcagCAACGATGCCTGAGAAGAATACTCAGTGTATCATACCGTGATCGTATTTCAAATGAAGAAATTCTAAGAAGAACAAACTCCCGCAGCCTTGCAGAAATGGTCGTAGAGCGAAGAATGCGCTTTGCAGGACACATTCTACGGATGTCTGACCACCGCCACGCAAAGATCATGCTGCGCTGGACGCCGCCACGGGGGAAGAGAAAAGTAGGGCGGCCGCATAATACATGGCGacgaacattcatggaagatctACGAACGCTCGACGTCAAGTGGGAAGATGTGGAAATCGACGCTGCCGACTGAGCCCGCTGGCGAATGCTTGTTGCCCGATGCGCCCCACTGCGCGGAcggaactaactaactaatgaACTGCCGAGAATGTACACAGGATGCAGAGCTGGatccaaaacaaaagaaaagaggagaTGCTACAAGACCTTCATTCCCTCCATCATCATGGAAAATGTCAGATCTCTTGGCAATAAGATGGATTAGCTCAACACCCTCATGGGGACCCAGAGGGAGTATTGGGAGTGCAGTGTGCTTTACTTCATCAGACATGGCTGCATGAGGATATACCAGACTTGAATGCTTCCATCCCTGGCTTTCAGACAGTGAGGGTGGACAGTGACACTGGACTGAGTGGTAAGAGCTTTCCTCTTGGAGGGGTTGCAACAGATGGTGTAACTAGGGACATGTTACTTTGAAGGAGCATCACTGTTGCCCAAACACTGAACTATTGGCAGTTTGTTTATGTCCATAGAATCTGCTTAGGGAATTCACGAATACCATTGTGGTTATTGTTTACATCCCACTGCCAGCTGATGCAGAAGTGGCGTGTGATGTCATACACTTGGCTAGCACGAGACTCGGCACCTGCACTCTTTCATTGTCATTTCTGGGGATTTTAATCATGTGTCATATTGGAAATGTGGGATAAAAAAGATAAAGTATATAaactaatgaataaaatatagataAGTAATATTGAAGAGTCGATGAAATGTTAAAAACTCAAAACAGCTGGATTTCGACATTAGATGGCGTGGTGGTTGTGTAAGAGCACACCAGAACGAAAATGACAAAGTTCTGACAGATGCACTGTTGAAGAGGGAAGCACCCAGACGCAAGTGAAAagttcacacatacagagaggAAATTTAGgttattaacatttaattacCGATAACCGATgccaatagttctgccttttatgccttcttataaattaataataactaattccacaattctgaaagaaatgcaaataaaaactttattctctccatttcaacaagctgtttcacagtaactggtctcataaacagaaaacacattactcaaattaacattaacacattaactaaattctgaagattaaattaagatttcttaagttattgaatgttattaattcatatcaaCTGAATGCTAAAAACCTgctgttaggctcacattcactcaccacaaacttaagcatttctacttcatcattgaaaatcaaactggtaatacatataatatttttatatattaacattaactggatataaATACTggatatactactctacaagtatatttttctgtgcaatatataattttttgtcaattcatcttcatttaaatctttcaacagtgtactggccctttaattcatcgcgagcagctcggcaaaaaataaataaaaatagactcAATGCTGAAACTCCTGTTttactgctgctcacttccggtgtaaaattttagcagtgcagagccaTCAGCCTCtgttatctgaagcaaagatgcaattcacaggcatgccccagtatgacaaagctacgcaacgtctcattcccttctcagtgaACAAgattacatgtgtaacccagacgttccctttccaAGGGAACTCAAAGGTGCATGAGCTAGATGCTGTGGGAACgacaatacccactctgtcatactgagggttTGGCCTGTATGAAAAGATCCAAGCCCGAGGTTCACTGCAAAACACttgagcccagggtggaatgtatatccaggctgtaatatctaatgtatgtgtgtggtataGACCACCCCGCTGCAACAcaaacatcctgtaagggtactcCTTTGGAcgaagcctttgaggaggcaacAACCCTAATGGAATGAGCCCTGATACCCAAAGCGTTGTGAGACTGTGCACCTCACAAATGACAGAGATTGCTTGcactatccaattagaaatgtgctgcttcgacacagcatcacccctactgtcgctgccaaagcagaccagcagctgatcaaacttatgccactggctgtagcagtggacgtaagtacagagatccCTTCTGGACACAGTAgatgcaatttctcttgttccagtgtgaggaacagaggagggcagaaggcCTGCAatactactggctgggcagcagacacttgtacatatatgtacatttGGTGGGCCAATTCACTGATGTGTTTTCTACCTCCCCAAGAATGACTGCAGCTGGTCCACCATGAGATCAAGACATGTCCGGGAGTAGTGGTAAGACAGCAGCCATACCATGTCCCAGAAGCCCGTCACAAGGCTATCGAGGAGGAGGTCGGCCGAATGCTGCGGGACCACTTCGtagaggagtccaacagcccctggtccagccccatcatCATCGTGCCGAAGCCAGATGGAAGTATGTGGCTCTGCAATGTTCTTCTGGATGCTGAACCAGGTCTCTGAGTTCGATAGCTATCCCCTCCCCTGAGTGGACAACCTCTTGGAGTTactggggagggcccggttcatatctACCCTGGACCTGATGAAAGGCTATTGGCAAGTGGCGCTGGCAACACGAGACTGAAGATGGCCTTCAGCATGTCCACTGGTCACTGGCAGTACCAGGTTCTCCCCTTCGGGCTACACGGAGCACCCACATTGTTCCAGcggctgatggacattgtcctgcgaCCCCACCGTATGTTTACGGCCGCCTATCTGGATGAtgtggtcatccactcctccacatggTCGGACCACCTATTCAACCTGGGGAGGTGCTGAAGGAAATccggaaggccgggctgacagccaaccccaagaagtgccacctagggctgaccgGGGCACAGTACCGGGGCTACCGTATTGTCTGGGGTAAGCTGAAGCCTAACttgcctaacttctcctctgtagCCTCCCCACTCTCAGTCCTTATgaagaagggccagccggacCGGGTGAGATGGTCTGCGGAGTCGGAGCAGGTGTTCCAAGCCCTAAAGGAGGCTCACACCAGAGTCCCAGTGCTGCGGAACCCAGACTTCACCCTTCCCTTCTCCATGCACACCGATGCATCTGAGACTGGGCTGGGCGCTGTCCTCTCGCAGACCTTCAACGAAGAAGAATACCCtgtcctctacatcagcaggAAGCTGTCACCCGCTGAGAGGAGACATGCGGCCGTGGAAAGAAAGGAACTAGCTATAAAATGGGCCTTCAAGGAGCTCCATTACTACCTGGCCGGTCCGCACTTCACACTCATGACGGATGATGCTCCcttgcagtggatggccaaagcCAAGGACACCAATGCCAGGGTAACGCGATGTTCCTCGCATTACAAAACTTCTCTTTCCAGTAATTAGCATTACTGTTGTAAAAGTAATTTTTGGAAATAATGTTGTTATACTGCCACAGCAGAACAGGTGAGAGGGTTACACTTGCTAAATAGGGCAGATTTGAAGCTGACATCATCCTGAATAATATCAGGATTGCCATCAATAACCATTCTGAAAATGTCACTGGGTGCTCCCCTTTCCTCATGGTCATCTCAGCTATTTTATCCCAATCAACTGACATCATTTCTAAAACTTTGAGCAATGACGCTTCCTTTccaatttatttacagttctgACCTTCACTTTTTCATTTAAGGCTCCGGACAGAGTATTGGGCAGAGACATTGTTAGCACgttgttttttaatctaatgGATTCTGTTTGGTGGGGTCAAATTTAGCCAATATTCTTGATCACAGCTTCTAGTTCATTTGGAATTAACCCTCTGATCATAGTACTGTAGAAGTCATTGGCCCTTCCCCTTCTTCGCTATTATGCATGGTAGTAGTGTAGTGAACTTGTGCCATAGGAAATCTTGTACAGTCACTGTTGTACAGTAGAGTGTTGACTACTGCTAGATGATTGAGAATCTCTCCCAACCCTCATCACCAACTtcctgaaaatgtgaaaattgatTACAAAGCATGGCACCAACAGATCTCTTTCTGGTGTTTTTCTCAActatactattttttttatcaaaaactGACAATCAGCCTGTGAATCATCCAGCTCATGGGACAATGTTTCAGTGGATGATCTAAGCTATTGTTAGTTTTAAGAAGTGCAATCCAATTCTGCATTCTgatatttttctctttccaGATCGTTTCACTAGCCTGGTACATTTGACTAGAAATCACCCCATACTGAGTCTAGAGTGAAGCCACGCATTTTCAGCCTCCACCTCATCTGGCTTTCTCTCAGTCATGTTATACGAGGCAAATATCGCTTGAA from Ictalurus furcatus strain D&B chromosome 15, Billie_1.0, whole genome shotgun sequence harbors:
- the LOC128619929 gene encoding uncharacterized protein LOC128619929, giving the protein MGSDLMIFEVRPEKGKGHSRVLHRNLLMSCDHLPFETQPEVTNNYKINRKEGTHMCHSQKTQMKSVEMNVTFIMSQFRSTHHQQHLLKNMLSKRDILNMSLNTVEQRVELAVPVAMPTQPLIGDQPEELITPENVSDEEMNVPAKNLPDSPDASPASSAAEPEELTYQLPQSERHPPRHITYDQLGTPSCYSIQPQPQLLPFYPAPGLVPWLPPLQPYYLTIQPSATLYVWTPANTAQIIDTDGLLIKSMCKDSLWTVYTIASQQIWTVNMDC